One Spinacia oleracea cultivar Varoflay chromosome 4, BTI_SOV_V1, whole genome shotgun sequence DNA segment encodes these proteins:
- the LOC110801855 gene encoding APO protein 2, chloroplastic isoform X1 has product MPLVILQPSSVTPVIGGSLSHVQACPMHSGYLNERVLLRRNTLLSVSYIRKSEFVKLNAYYDLGFVNHLKVCGNLSKLLLKHRIPPQSSSHTSAVVIKNDYPQNADLPKYYSKKEKKPFPVPIVELRRAARERLKNSKGQPRRPVPPPKNGLLVKRLIPVAYDVVNARILLTNNLKKLLKVVTFHACKCCNEIHVGPVGHPFKSCRGPGASNRYGNHDWGSAVVEDILVPVEAYHLDDRLRKRIAHDERFSIPRIPAVVELCIQAGVNLTGYPTKRRRKAIIRIGKSEFIDADESHLPDPEPEPENSSVTVLSEIPDAEIVPPSSVEETVLLAEETLIAWERMRQGANKLMKMYPVRVCGYCPEVHVGSSGHKAQNCGAYKHQQRNGQHGWQRAVLNDLIPPRYVWHVPDVNGPPMKRELRSYYGQAPAVVELCVQAGAAVPEQYMPTMRLDIGIPVSIEEAEKVV; this is encoded by the exons ATGCCATTGGTGATTCTCCAGCCAAGTTCGGTGACTCCAGTGATAGGAG GGTCTTTATCTCATGTACAAGCATGCCCTATGCATTCAGGCTACCTTAATGAACGTGTCTTGCTTCGTCGTAATACTTTGCTCAGTGTTTCCTACATCAGAAAATCAGAGTTTGTGAAGCTCAATGCCTACTATGATCTTGGTTTTGTTAATCATTTGAAG GTGTGTGGCAATCTATCCAAACTTTTATTAAAGCATAGAATTCCACCGCAAAGTTCGAGCCATACTTCTGCTGTGGTCATTAAGAATGATTATCCCCAAAATGCTGATCTGCCGAAATATTACTcaaagaaggaaaagaagccTTTTCCAGTACCTATAGTAGAGCTGAGGCGAGCAGCCAGAGAAAGATTAAAGAATAGCAAAGGGCAACCTAGAAGACCTGTGCCTCCACCAAAGAATGGCCTTCTGGTTAAGCGCCTAATACCAGTTGCTTATGATGTAGTGAATGCGAGGATTTTATTGACAAACAATCTGAAGAAGCTCTTGAAAGTTGTGACCTTCCATGCATGCAA ATGCTGCAATGAAATCCATGTTGGGCCCGTTGGGCACCCATTCAAGTCTTGCAGGGGTCCAGGAGCATCGAATCGGTATGGTAATCACGACTGGGGAAGTGCTGTGGTGGAAGACATTTTGGTCCCTGTAGAAGCTTATCATCTTGATGACCGTCTCAGGAAGCGTATCGCTCATGACGAAAGATTTTCAATTCCCCGTATCCCTGCAGTGGTAGAACTTTGCATCCAAGCTGGTGTTAATCTTACAGGATACCCTACAAAGAGGCGAAGAAAGGCCATCATTCGTATTGGCAAAAGTGAATTTATTGATGCAGATGAAAGTCATCTGCCAGATCctgaacccgaacccgaaaattcCAGTGTGACAGTATTATCTGAAATACCTGATGCAGAAATAGTACCCCCGTCTAGTGTTGAGGAAACAGTCTTACTCGCCGAAGAAACCCTCATAGCATGGGAAAGGATGAGACAAGGGGCCAATAAGTTGATGAAAATGTATCCGGTTAGGGTTTGTGGGTATTGCCCCGAGGTGCACGTGGGGTCTTCGGGGCACAAGGCTCAGAACTGTGGGGCCTACAAGCACCAGCAACGGAATGGACAGCACGGCTGGCAAAGGGCGGTTCTTAATGATCTGATACCACCCCGATACGTGTGGCATGTTCCTGATGTTAATGGTCCTCCAATGAAGCGGGAACTTCGAAGCTATTATGGTCAGGCACCTGCAGTGGTGGAATTGTGTGTTCAAGCTGGGGCTGCAGTTCCCGAGCAATATATGCCAACTATGAGATTAGATATTGGAATTCCAGTAAGTATtgaggaagctgaaaaggtggTTTGA
- the LOC110801855 gene encoding APO protein 2, chloroplastic isoform X2, whose amino-acid sequence MHSGYLNERVLLRRNTLLSVSYIRKSEFVKLNAYYDLGFVNHLKVCGNLSKLLLKHRIPPQSSSHTSAVVIKNDYPQNADLPKYYSKKEKKPFPVPIVELRRAARERLKNSKGQPRRPVPPPKNGLLVKRLIPVAYDVVNARILLTNNLKKLLKVVTFHACKCCNEIHVGPVGHPFKSCRGPGASNRYGNHDWGSAVVEDILVPVEAYHLDDRLRKRIAHDERFSIPRIPAVVELCIQAGVNLTGYPTKRRRKAIIRIGKSEFIDADESHLPDPEPEPENSSVTVLSEIPDAEIVPPSSVEETVLLAEETLIAWERMRQGANKLMKMYPVRVCGYCPEVHVGSSGHKAQNCGAYKHQQRNGQHGWQRAVLNDLIPPRYVWHVPDVNGPPMKRELRSYYGQAPAVVELCVQAGAAVPEQYMPTMRLDIGIPVSIEEAEKVV is encoded by the exons ATGCATTCAGGCTACCTTAATGAACGTGTCTTGCTTCGTCGTAATACTTTGCTCAGTGTTTCCTACATCAGAAAATCAGAGTTTGTGAAGCTCAATGCCTACTATGATCTTGGTTTTGTTAATCATTTGAAG GTGTGTGGCAATCTATCCAAACTTTTATTAAAGCATAGAATTCCACCGCAAAGTTCGAGCCATACTTCTGCTGTGGTCATTAAGAATGATTATCCCCAAAATGCTGATCTGCCGAAATATTACTcaaagaaggaaaagaagccTTTTCCAGTACCTATAGTAGAGCTGAGGCGAGCAGCCAGAGAAAGATTAAAGAATAGCAAAGGGCAACCTAGAAGACCTGTGCCTCCACCAAAGAATGGCCTTCTGGTTAAGCGCCTAATACCAGTTGCTTATGATGTAGTGAATGCGAGGATTTTATTGACAAACAATCTGAAGAAGCTCTTGAAAGTTGTGACCTTCCATGCATGCAA ATGCTGCAATGAAATCCATGTTGGGCCCGTTGGGCACCCATTCAAGTCTTGCAGGGGTCCAGGAGCATCGAATCGGTATGGTAATCACGACTGGGGAAGTGCTGTGGTGGAAGACATTTTGGTCCCTGTAGAAGCTTATCATCTTGATGACCGTCTCAGGAAGCGTATCGCTCATGACGAAAGATTTTCAATTCCCCGTATCCCTGCAGTGGTAGAACTTTGCATCCAAGCTGGTGTTAATCTTACAGGATACCCTACAAAGAGGCGAAGAAAGGCCATCATTCGTATTGGCAAAAGTGAATTTATTGATGCAGATGAAAGTCATCTGCCAGATCctgaacccgaacccgaaaattcCAGTGTGACAGTATTATCTGAAATACCTGATGCAGAAATAGTACCCCCGTCTAGTGTTGAGGAAACAGTCTTACTCGCCGAAGAAACCCTCATAGCATGGGAAAGGATGAGACAAGGGGCCAATAAGTTGATGAAAATGTATCCGGTTAGGGTTTGTGGGTATTGCCCCGAGGTGCACGTGGGGTCTTCGGGGCACAAGGCTCAGAACTGTGGGGCCTACAAGCACCAGCAACGGAATGGACAGCACGGCTGGCAAAGGGCGGTTCTTAATGATCTGATACCACCCCGATACGTGTGGCATGTTCCTGATGTTAATGGTCCTCCAATGAAGCGGGAACTTCGAAGCTATTATGGTCAGGCACCTGCAGTGGTGGAATTGTGTGTTCAAGCTGGGGCTGCAGTTCCCGAGCAATATATGCCAACTATGAGATTAGATATTGGAATTCCAGTAAGTATtgaggaagctgaaaaggtggTTTGA
- the LOC110801866 gene encoding flotillin-like protein 6: MLIPLYRVAGPSEYLAITGWSIKDIKLAKKALILPGQLYVRVNVSPVNYTFEVQAMSAEKLPFLLPAVFTIGPRVESEESLILYAKLMAPHDMTSNHVHELVQGIIEGETRVLAASMTMEEVFKGTKEFKKEVFDKVQLELNQFGLIIYNANIKQLVDVRGHEYFSYLGQKTQMEAANQAKVDVAEAKMKGEIGSKLRQGQTAQNAAKIDAETKIVSTQRDGEGQKEEVKVRSEVKIFENQKEADVAKASAELAALKAEWTKAAQLAEVEAKQAVSIREAELQVEVEKKNALTRTEKLRAELLSKATVEYDIKVQEANRNLYNNQREADANLYEKQKQAEAEKASADAAFYTRQQAADAGLYGKKKDAEGIVALAQAQGFYISTLLKALDGNYAALRDYMMINSGTFQEMAKINANAVQGLQPKISIWSSGSSSGGGATGSGSVSGGSMRDVAEVYSMLPPLLKTVHEQTGMLPPAWLATLTDTDQGKGSVAAVTK, encoded by the exons ATGTTAATTCCATTGTATAGAGTAGCTGGTCCCTCAGAATACCTAGCCATTACAGGATGGTCCATCAAAGACATCAAACTAGCCAAAAAAGCTCTAATCCTCCCTGGTCAGCTCTACGTACGGGTCAATGTCTCACCGGTTAACTACACCTTCGAGGTTCAAGCCATGAGTGCCGAAAAGCTGCCCTTCTTGCTGCCCGCCGTCTTCACTATCGGGCCCCGTGTCGAGTCCGAAGAAAGCCTCATTCTTTATGCTAAACTCATGGCACCACATGACATGACGTCGAACCATGTACATGAACTTGTACAGGGGATTATTGAAGGTGAAACTCGAGTTCTCGCGGCTTCGATGACAATGGAGGAAGTGTTTAAGGGGACTAAAGAGTTTAAGAAGGAAGTGTTTGATAAGGTTCAGTTGGAGTTGAATCAGTTTGGGTTGATTATCTATAATGCTAATATTAAACAACTTGTTGATGTTCGTGGACAtgaatatttttcttatttgggTCAGAAAACTCAGATGGAAGCTGCTAATCAGGCTAAG GTGGATGTTGCAGAAGCAAAGATGAAGGGAGAAATAGGATCAAAGTTAAGGCAAGGGCAAACAGCACAAAATGCAGCAAAAATTGATGCAGAAACCAAGATTGTATCTACACAAAGGGATGGAGAAGGTCAAAAGGAGGAAGTTAAGGTTAGGAGTGAGGTTAAGATATTTGAGAACCAGAAAGAGGCTGATGTTGCTAAAGCAAGTGCTGAATTGGCTGCCCTAAAGGCGGAGTGGACCAAGGCGGCTCAGCTGGCGGAGGTTGAGGCTAAGCAGGCGGTTTCGATTCGAGAGGCTGAGCTTCAGGTCGAGGTGGAGAAGAAGAATGCTCTTACAAGGACTGAAAAACTTAGGGCTGAACTTCTTAGTAAGGCCACTGTTGAGTATGATATTAAG GTACAAGAAGCAAACCGAAACCTATACAACAACCAAAGAGAAGCAGATGCAAACCTATACGAGAAGCAAAAGCAAGCAGAGGCAGAGAAAGCATCAGCAGATGCAGCTTTCTACACTCGACAGCAAGCAGCTGATGCAGGCCTCTACGGAAAAAAGAAAGATGCAGAAGGAATTGTGGCACTTGCTCAAGCTCAAGGATTTTACATTAGTACCCTTCTTAAAGCCCTTGATGGAAACTATGCTGCTTTAAGAGACTACATGATGATAAACTCTGGAACATTTCAAGAAATGGCAAAGATTAATGCAAATGCTGTTCAGGGTTTGCAACCAAAGATCAGTATTTGGTCATCAGGGTCGTCGTCTGGTGGTGGTGCAACCGGAAGTGGGTCTGTTTCGGGTGGGTCTATGAGAGATGTAGCCGAGGTCTATAGTATGTTGCCACCACTATTGAAGACGGTTCATGAACAAACTGGGATGTTGCCACCTGCTTGGCTAGCCACTTTGACTGATACTGATCAAGGAAAGGGTTCTGTTGCTGCAGTTACCAAGTGA